One genomic segment of Mytilus trossulus isolate FHL-02 chromosome 4, PNRI_Mtr1.1.1.hap1, whole genome shotgun sequence includes these proteins:
- the LOC134716271 gene encoding uncharacterized protein LOC134716271, whose protein sequence is MQVDSEPTVSSSSNTNCNNTNISNSEVSKAVHRGHTRSFFGKMAAIPTQHSNTDLSTQKAILEQLFLKKEIDGDFWYVVVAEWLEQLKRYTGISSSRKFLYHSRSHPGPIITRRDYAHTVDVVHEDAWRMLIQWYGIAEGHRPMKLVVYAYSRAQEIEHNLNSFKIMLANAPAEEFHNVRFSKLEKVGHLEWKLRDIYQIHKNEKSRIWAKSDSDSEWQLLLDRDKSVGKALMIDSDFTRPIIAMEMCKGDGVWKNSPGSSDCPQDHSIGPLYERNIFDDITSNWEVDIHEQIDHLGKSMIDNLHVNFNAFVQRAKEYVDERDTNLRHRERNLCMRENYVDNMEKTMKEKERKLDSALQDYENLIRINEEKIEAFEIEHLKKMEEMEVAFDRRLIDMNKQRDEFERERENFHHELQKMSEMYRIQENKIKLDIGGQQFSTSLTTLTRDSSSMLAAMFSGRHQLKTEADGSNFIDRDGTHFRYILNFLRDGCIKEGTLPPSEFILRELLAEAEFYQISGLVEYLNTLLFKTDDSGDTHSLV, encoded by the exons ATGCAGGTGGACTCCGAACCAACTGTCAGTAGTAGCAGTAATACTAATTGcaataacacaaatatttcGAATTCAGAAGTATCTAAAGCAGTACATAGAGGACATACACGTTCTTTTTTCGGGAAAATGGCCGCAATTCCAACGCAACACAGCAACACAGATTTATCGACTCAAAAGGCGATACTTGAACAGCTTTTCttgaaaaaggaaatagatGGTGATTTTTGGTACGTTGTTGTCGCCGAATGGTTAGAGCAACTTAAGCGTTATACTGGAATTTCAAGTTCTAGAAAGTTTCTATATCACTCGAGGTCACACCCAGGTCCGATTATAACAAGACGAGATTACGCCCATACAGTGGATGTTGTCCACGAGGACGCATGGAGAATGTTAATTCAGTGGTATGGCATTGCAGAAGGTCATCGACCAATGAAACTTGTCGTCTATGCTTATTCCCGGGCACAGGAAATTGAACACAATTTAAACTCATTCAAAATAATGTTGGCCAATGCACCTGCTGAAGAGTTCCACAATGTAAGGTTTAGTAAACTTGAAAAGGTTGGTCATCTTGAATGGAAACTAAGAGATATTTATCagattcataaaaatgaaaaaagtcgCATTTGGGCAAAGTCAGACTCGGATAGTGAATGGCAGCTATTGTTAGACAGAGACAAATCTGTAGGCAAAGCTTTGATGATTGACTCGGATTTCACTAGACCAATCATAGCTATGGAAATGTGTAAAGGAGATGGAGTGTGGAAAAATAGTCCAGGTTCATCAGATTGTCCTCAGGACCATTCTATTGGTCCTCTGTATGAACGAAATATTTTCGATGATATAACAAGCAACTGGGAAGTTGATATTCACGAACAAATAGACCATCTTGGGAAGAGTATGATCGACAACTTACATGTTAACTTTAATGCTTTTGTACAACGGGCTAAAGAATATGTTGACGAACGAGATACAAATCTTAGGCATAGAGAAAGAAATCTGTGCATGCGCGAAAACTATGTTGACAACATGGAAAAAACgatgaaagaaaaagaaaggaaACTTGACTCTGCTCTCCAGGACTACGAGAATCTTATACgaataaatgaagaaaagatAGAAGCGTTTGAGATTGAACACCTGAAGAAAATGGAAGAAATGGAAGTTGCGTTTGATCGTCGACTTATTGACATGAACAAACAAAGAGATGAGTttgagagagaaagagaaaactTTCATCATGAACTACAG aaaatgtcaGAAATGTACAGAATTCAAGAAAACAAGATAAAACTGGATATTGGTGGACAACAATTTTCGACCTCGTTAACAACACTGACACGTGATTCTTCCTCTATGTTAGCTGCAATGTTCAGTGGACGCCATCAACTCAAAACTGAAGCAGACGGTAGTAATTTCATCGACCGAGACGGAACTCACTTCCGGTATATATTGAATTTTCTGCGTGATGGTTGCATTAAAGAGGGCACACTTCCACCCAGTGAGTTCATTCTACGAGAGCTATTGGCAGAAGCAGagttttatcaaatttctgGACTTGTCGAATATTTAAACACTTTGCTTTTTAAGACCGACGACTCTGGAGATACGCACAGCCTTGTTTAA